A part of Desulfomicrobium baculatum DSM 4028 genomic DNA contains:
- a CDS encoding pilus assembly PilX family protein yields the protein MVFIVAIITLALLGIMGLAASDTAHLNILMAANGQDGKATFFLADSGANAGHEYLESAIASVNSTFYSNGTNASDWEDSRDFNPEDFPVTWHRHGAGATHVRVGFIETGLMPGNALQGGSGYGSMGGGAASGGSYNSYLIRSHRQGTRNCVAEVDLGWRHVNQ from the coding sequence ATGGTCTTCATCGTGGCCATCATCACCCTCGCCCTACTCGGGATCATGGGACTGGCCGCAAGCGACACGGCGCATCTGAACATCCTCATGGCCGCCAACGGCCAGGACGGTAAAGCCACCTTTTTTCTGGCGGATTCGGGCGCGAACGCAGGCCATGAATATCTGGAAAGTGCCATCGCCTCCGTCAATTCCACATTCTACAGCAACGGCACCAACGCCTCAGACTGGGAAGACAGTCGCGACTTCAACCCGGAGGACTTCCCCGTCACATGGCACCGCCATGGAGCAGGGGCCACCCATGTGCGGGTGGGTTTCATCGAGACGGGGCTGATGCCGGGCAACGCACTGCAAGGCGGTTCGGGATACGGGAGCATGGGCGGCGGCGCGGCCTCAGGCGGCAGCTACAACAGCTACCTCATCCGCTCGCACAGACAGGGAACGCGCAACTGCGTAGCGGAAGTGGACCTTGGCTGGAGGCACGTCAACCAATGA
- a CDS encoding GspH/FimT family pseudopilin, with amino-acid sequence MNKGYTLLETLVVLAIAAVLAGICGTTLLAALPGAEVNRAARTIVSMCRHARFEAIKRNVQIRFECDTEQNACEIRVRGDNTLLWRFDLADLRNQVTHAKSFTTHFNGFGRASVGGSVVIQNNTGLSRTVKVRPSGSVVTE; translated from the coding sequence GTGAACAAAGGCTACACGCTCCTCGAAACCCTGGTGGTCCTGGCCATCGCGGCCGTGTTGGCCGGCATCTGCGGCACGACGCTGCTCGCCGCCCTGCCGGGAGCCGAAGTCAACCGCGCGGCCAGGACCATTGTCAGCATGTGCAGACATGCCAGATTTGAGGCCATCAAGCGAAACGTACAAATCCGGTTTGAATGCGACACGGAGCAGAATGCCTGCGAAATCAGGGTGCGCGGCGACAACACCCTGCTATGGCGCTTTGATCTCGCGGACTTGAGAAACCAGGTCACCCACGCAAAATCCTTCACCACCCATTTCAATGGTTTCGGAAGGGCTTCCGTGGGCGGGTCCGTCGTCATCCAAAACAACACCGGACTGTCGCGCACGGTGAAGGTACGGCCATCGGGCAGCGTGGTCACGGAGTGA
- a CDS encoding type IV pilus modification PilV family protein, which yields MVKKSWRPFFKEASTFCRVVSTERLFKTAKPIFVSEGPSHARWEENAPSGFTLIEVLMAAAILAIGLMSIAAVIARASVQDVRASHISRANFLMEEFLENATRAQYSAQTFNALTDTAARRVIDGVRFTMNCTLAENTPVERCKEMTCILSWDNSGSRASARYVYVFSPKF from the coding sequence ATGGTTAAAAAGTCATGGAGGCCCTTCTTCAAGGAGGCGTCAACGTTTTGCCGTGTCGTTTCCACAGAGCGCCTGTTCAAGACCGCAAAGCCGATTTTTGTCTCCGAGGGTCCGTCTCACGCGCGATGGGAAGAAAACGCCCCTTCCGGTTTCACGCTCATCGAGGTCCTGATGGCGGCGGCCATTCTGGCTATCGGCCTGATGAGCATCGCCGCTGTCATCGCCCGGGCCTCGGTGCAGGATGTCCGCGCCAGTCACATCTCCCGAGCAAATTTTCTGATGGAGGAATTTCTGGAGAATGCCACCCGCGCCCAGTATTCCGCCCAGACGTTCAATGCCCTGACGGACACCGCCGCACGCCGCGTCATTGATGGCGTCCGTTTTACCATGAACTGCACACTGGCCGAAAACACCCCCGTGGAGCGTTGCAAGGAGATGACCTGCATCCTTTCATGGGACAACAGCGGCTCACGCGCGAGCGCACGGTACGTCTATGTCTTCTCTCCGAAATTCTAG